Proteins from a genomic interval of Phocoena phocoena chromosome 20, mPhoPho1.1, whole genome shotgun sequence:
- the KLK4 gene encoding LOW QUALITY PROTEIN: kallikrein-4 (The sequence of the model RefSeq protein was modified relative to this genomic sequence to represent the inferred CDS: substituted 1 base at 1 genomic stop codon), translated as MSMAGNPWGWFLGHLLLSVTGSLAXGGGSDIINGEDCHPHSQPWQAALFLEKEFFCGGVLVHPQWVLSAAHCFQNSYTIRPGLHSLEDDHEPGGQLMEAHLSIQHPEYHRPSFANDLTLIKLEELVPQSDTIRNMGVSQCPTAGDSCLVSGWGRLANGRLPKVLQCVNMSVVSEEICSELYAPVYHPSMFCAGGGQDQKDSCHGDSGGPLACNGSLQGLVSFGQSPCGQPNVPGVYTNLCKFTDWIQKTIQAS; from the exons ATGTCCATGGCAGGAAACCCCTGGGGCTGGTTCCTGGGCCACCTCCTCCTCAGTGTcacag GATCCCTCGCCTAGGGTGGAGGCAGCGACATCATAAACGGCGAGGACTGCCACCCGCACTCGCAGCCTTGGCAGGCGGCACTGTTCTTGGAAAAGGAATTTTTCTGCGGGGGCGTCCTGGTGCATCCTCAATGGGTGCTGTCAGCCGCACACTGTTTCCAGAA TTCCTATACCATCAGGCCGGGCCTGCACAGTCTTGAGGACGACCATGAGCCAGGCGGTCAGCTGATGGAGGCTCACCTCTCCATCCAGCACCCAGAGTACCACAGACCATCTTTCGCCAACGACCTCACGCTCATCAAGTTGGAAGAATTGGTGCCCCAGTCTGACACCATCCGAAACATGGGTGTCTCACAGTGCCCGACCGCTGGGGATTCTTGCCTCGTTTCCGGCTGGGGTCGGCTAGCGAATG GCAGACTGCCCAAAGTGCTTCAATGCGTGAATATGTCAGTGGTGTCGGAGGAGATCTGCAGTGAACTCTATGCCCCTGTGTACCACCCCAGCATGTTCTGCGCTGGCGGAGGCCAGGACCAAAAGGACTCCTGCCAT GGTGACTCTGGGGGCCCCCTGGCCTGCAACGGGTCCCTGCAGGGCCTTGTGTCCTTTGGACAATCCCCCTGTGGCCAGCCTAACGTGCCAGGCGTCTACACCAACCTCTGCAAGTTCACAGACTGGATACAGAAAACCATCCAGGCCAGTTAA
- the KLK1 gene encoding kallikrein-1 codes for MCFPVLCLALSLAGTGAVPLIQSRIIGGHECKKHSQPWQVALYHFSSFQCGGVLVDPQWVLTAAHCMSDNYQLWLGRHNLFEDEDTAQFAHVSKDFPHPDFNLSLLKNDTLPPGEDYSHDLMLLRLEGPVQLTEDVQVLELPTKEPQLESTCYASGWGSIKPDKFIYPDDLQCVDLTVLSNEVCASAYPEKVTEFMLCAGHLEGGKDTCVGDSGGPLICEGMFQGITSWGHIPCGAPNKPSVYTKVFLYVDWIKKTMADNP; via the exons ATGTGCTTCCCGGTTCTGTGCCTTGCCCTGTCCCTGGCAGGGACTG GTGCTGTGCCCCTTATCCAGTCCCGGATCATAGGAGGCCATGAGTGTAAGAAGCATTCCCAGCCCTGGCAGGTGGCTCTGTACCATTTCAGCAGCTTCCAGTGTGGAGGTGTCCTGGTGGACCCCCAGTGGGTGCTCACAGCTGCTCACTGTATGAGCGA CAATTACCAGCTCTGGCTGGGTCGCCACAACCTGTTTGAGGACGAAGACACAGCCCAGTTTGCCCATGTCAGTAAGGACTTTCCACACCCCGATTTCAACCTGAGCCTCCTGAAGAACGACACCCTCCCCCCAGGGGAGGACTACAGCCATGACCTCATGCTGCTTCGCCTGGAGGGGCCCGTCCAGCTCACAGAGGATGTGCAGGTCCTGGAGCTGCCCACCAAGGAACCCCAACTGGAGAGCACCTGCTATGCCTCTGGCTGGGGCAGCATCAAACCAGATAAGT TCATTTACCCAGATGATCTCCAGTGTGTGGACCTTACTGTCCTGTCCAATGAGGTGTGTGCCAGTGCCTACCCCGAGAAGGTGACAGAGTTCATGCTGTGTGCTGGACACCTGGAGGGCGGCAAGGACACCTGCGTG GGTGACTCAGGGGGCCCGCTGATCTGCGAGGGTATGTTTCAGGGAATCACGTCATGGGGCCACATCCCGTGTGGTGCCCCCAATAAGCCCTCCGTCTACACCAAAGTGTTTTTGTATGTGGATTGGATCAAGAAGACCATGGCTGACAACCCCTGA